The following coding sequences are from one Streptococcus sp. NPS 308 window:
- a CDS encoding DUF1803 domain-containing protein gives MIQIFNPSRLTGQSFFIDLVDYLDRHDDVILREIKAQFPDVAVDKLMEEYIKAGLILRENKRYSLNLPFLESTDNLALDQEIFIREDSPVYQALLENTFETELRNQTNAAILVESTDFAREKMTLSNYFYKVKNQYPLTEKQQELYAILGDVNPEYALKYMTTFLLKFLKKDQLMQKRRDIFVESLVVLGYIVQNEEGKYELAVDFDKERLSFYLS, from the coding sequence ATGATTCAGATTTTTAATCCCTCCCGTTTAACTGGACAGTCATTTTTTATAGATTTGGTGGACTATCTTGACCGTCATGATGATGTAATCCTCCGGGAAATCAAGGCTCAGTTTCCAGATGTGGCAGTTGATAAACTGATGGAAGAGTATATAAAGGCAGGTTTAATCCTAAGGGAAAATAAACGCTATTCCCTCAATCTCCCTTTTTTAGAATCTACGGATAATTTAGCCCTTGACCAAGAAATTTTTATCAGAGAGGACAGTCCAGTCTATCAAGCTTTGCTAGAGAATACTTTTGAGACAGAATTGCGCAATCAAACCAATGCTGCCATTTTAGTCGAATCTACGGATTTTGCTAGAGAAAAGATGACCCTGTCGAATTATTTCTACAAGGTCAAGAATCAATATCCTTTGACAGAAAAACAGCAGGAACTCTATGCCATTTTGGGAGATGTCAATCCTGAGTATGCCCTCAAGTATATGACGACGTTTTTACTCAAGTTCCTCAAAAAGGACCAGCTTATGCAGAAACGGCGTGATATCTTTGTTGAGAGTTTAGTCGTCTTGGGTTATATTGTTCAAAATGAAGAAGGAAAGTATGAGTTGGCTGTTGATTTTGACAAGGAACGCTTGTCTTTCTATTTGTCTTAA
- a CDS encoding YiiX/YebB-like N1pC/P60 family cysteine hydrolase: MLENGDLIFVKDLSDMGQAIQASTGNYSHVAIFLDGLIYHASGQAGVICQEPADFFESTHLYDLYTYPELEVDLVKERASKHLGAPYNASFYPDGSGFYCSQYIAEILPIFESVPMKFGDGEQEISDFWREYYGKLELPVPLNQPGTNPSQLAASPLLECKERNLHDSDF, from the coding sequence ATGTTAGAAAATGGTGATTTGATTTTTGTGAAGGACCTTTCAGATATGGGGCAGGCCATCCAGGCTTCTACTGGTAACTATAGCCATGTAGCCATCTTTTTGGACGGATTGATCTACCATGCTAGTGGGCAAGCAGGTGTTATCTGTCAAGAACCAGCTGATTTTTTTGAATCAACTCATCTCTACGATCTCTATACCTACCCAGAGCTGGAAGTTGACTTGGTAAAGGAGAGAGCTAGCAAACATTTAGGTGCACCCTATAATGCCTCTTTTTATCCAGATGGGTCTGGTTTTTACTGCTCCCAGTACATCGCGGAAATTCTCCCTATTTTTGAAAGTGTTCCGATGAAATTTGGGGATGGGGAGCAGGAGATTAGTGATTTTTGGAGAGAATATTATGGGAAACTCGAACTTCCTGTGCCTCTAAACCAGCCGGGGACCAATCCCAGTCAGTTGGCAGCATCTCCTCTTTTAGAATGTAAAGAAAGGAATCTTCATGATTCAGATTTTTAA
- a CDS encoding CsbD family protein, protein MSLENKLEQATGAIKEGFGKVTGDSKTEAEGAVEKTVAKAKEVVEDAKGAVEGAVEGLKNSFKKED, encoded by the coding sequence ATGTCACTTGAAAATAAATTGGAACAAGCAACTGGTGCTATCAAAGAAGGATTTGGTAAAGTTACTGGCGATAGCAAAACTGAAGCAGAAGGTGCTGTAGAAAAAACAGTTGCCAAAGCAAAAGAAGTTGTTGAAGATGCTAAAGGTGCTGTAGAAGGTGCCGTTGAAGGTCTTAAAAACTCATTTAAGAAAGAAGACTAA